The following proteins come from a genomic window of Synechococcus sp. NB0720_010:
- the arsS gene encoding arsenosugar biosynthesis radical SAM (seleno)protein ArsS (Some members of this family are selenoproteins.): MSDPRPSLLEPQAQRELLMAALPAELAFERSLAGQAAAEPEHDRLRVLQLNLGKLCNMQCSHCHVDAGPHQGHTQMGDAVVDACIAAIERLRPAVLDLTGGAPELHPRFRDLIRAARQRGCHVIDRCNLTVLLLPALSDLVGFLAEHQVEIVASLPQPEETSTDAQRGDGTWEASIEALRRLNANGYGQGQSERQLTLMSNPCGTQLQQLTACDELRWKRELQEKAGVQFDRLIGLNNMPIARFLQQLQADGHVNCYLKLLQGAFNPSALAGLMCRDTLSVAADGSIYDCDFNQMLDLPLSGGADIRSIDLEQWKAQPIRWGNHCFGCTAGQGSSCAGATA, encoded by the coding sequence ATGAGCGATCCCCGTCCGTCCCTGCTGGAGCCCCAGGCCCAGCGTGAGCTGCTTATGGCGGCGCTGCCCGCCGAGTTGGCCTTTGAGCGGAGCTTGGCGGGCCAGGCCGCTGCCGAGCCGGAGCACGACCGGCTACGGGTGCTGCAGCTGAATCTCGGCAAGCTCTGCAACATGCAGTGCTCCCACTGCCATGTGGATGCTGGCCCCCATCAAGGCCACACCCAGATGGGCGATGCGGTGGTCGACGCCTGCATCGCCGCCATCGAGCGACTCCGCCCTGCGGTGCTTGACCTCACCGGTGGAGCACCGGAACTGCACCCGCGCTTTCGCGATTTGATTCGTGCGGCACGCCAACGGGGCTGCCACGTGATCGACCGCTGCAATCTCACGGTGCTGCTCCTGCCAGCCCTCTCGGATCTGGTGGGTTTCCTGGCGGAGCACCAGGTGGAGATCGTGGCCAGCCTGCCCCAGCCGGAGGAGACCAGCACCGATGCGCAACGGGGCGATGGCACCTGGGAGGCCTCGATTGAAGCCCTGAGACGTCTCAATGCCAACGGCTACGGCCAGGGGCAAAGCGAGCGTCAGTTGACCTTGATGAGCAATCCGTGCGGCACCCAACTGCAACAGCTCACCGCCTGCGACGAGCTGCGCTGGAAACGGGAGTTACAGGAGAAAGCCGGAGTCCAATTCGATCGTCTGATCGGCCTGAACAACATGCCGATCGCCCGCTTCCTGCAGCAACTGCAGGCCGATGGTCACGTCAACTGTTATTTGAAGCTGCTGCAGGGCGCCTTCAATCCCAGCGCCCTCGCCGGTCTGATGTGCCGCGACACGCTTTCAGTGGCCGCCGATGGCTCGATCTACGACTGCGACTTCAACCAGATGCTGGACCTACCGCTGAGCGGAGGGGCCGACATTCGCTCCATCGATCTCGAGCAGTGGAAGGCACAGCCGATCCGTTGGGGCAACCACTGCTTTGGCTGCACCGCAGGCCAAGGGAGCTCCTGCGCAGGCGCTACGGCTTAA
- the crtL gene encoding lycopene beta cyclase: MGVDVLVIGAGPAALCIAAALVERGVSVAGVAPTSPEAPWRNTYGIWGPEVDALGMAHLLGHRWSHTTSYFGAALGTEAFAHGIDYGLFDKAALQRHWLTPCQAAGVPWTCAAVTGIEHHSQGSVVTMDQGERLEARLVIDCSGHHSPFLRRPDEGPVAGQAAYGIVGRFSKPPVEPGQFVLMDYRCDHLSEAERRCGAPTFLYAMDFGEGRFFVEETSLALAPAVPYAVLKDRLLKRLAHRGVELLAMEEEEFCLFPMNMPLPDLEQQLLAFGGAATLVHPASGYMVGSLLRRAPLLAEAIAVGLADGNRSAPSLAREAWQALWPLELQRKHALYRFGLEKLMRYPEDQLRQFFATFFALPSEQWYGFLTNTLTLPALIAAMLRLFAVAPWTVRWGLMQQQGRELPLVLRLLKP; the protein is encoded by the coding sequence ATGGGTGTTGACGTCCTCGTCATCGGCGCTGGCCCTGCGGCCCTTTGCATCGCCGCAGCCCTGGTTGAGCGGGGCGTCAGTGTGGCGGGTGTGGCTCCTACCTCGCCCGAAGCGCCATGGCGGAACACCTACGGCATCTGGGGACCGGAGGTGGATGCTTTGGGGATGGCCCATCTGTTGGGACACCGCTGGAGCCACACCACGAGTTACTTCGGTGCAGCGCTCGGGACCGAGGCCTTTGCCCATGGCATCGACTACGGCCTCTTCGACAAGGCTGCGCTGCAGCGCCACTGGCTGACCCCCTGCCAAGCCGCTGGTGTGCCCTGGACCTGCGCTGCAGTCACCGGGATTGAGCACCACAGCCAGGGTTCGGTGGTGACGATGGATCAAGGGGAGCGCCTCGAAGCGCGCCTGGTGATTGATTGCAGCGGCCACCACAGCCCGTTCCTCAGGCGCCCGGATGAAGGTCCGGTGGCGGGGCAGGCGGCCTACGGAATTGTTGGGCGCTTCTCCAAGCCCCCGGTGGAGCCCGGCCAATTTGTCCTGATGGATTACCGCTGCGATCACCTCAGTGAGGCGGAGCGCCGCTGCGGAGCTCCAACGTTTTTGTATGCGATGGACTTCGGCGAAGGTCGCTTTTTCGTGGAGGAAACCTCCTTGGCCCTGGCCCCGGCCGTTCCCTACGCGGTTTTGAAGGATCGTCTGCTGAAGCGGCTGGCCCATCGCGGTGTTGAGCTGCTCGCCATGGAGGAGGAGGAGTTCTGCCTCTTCCCGATGAACATGCCCCTGCCGGATTTGGAGCAGCAGTTGCTGGCCTTCGGAGGCGCCGCCACCTTGGTCCATCCCGCCTCGGGCTACATGGTGGGCTCCTTGCTGCGGCGGGCACCGCTGCTGGCAGAGGCCATCGCCGTTGGCCTTGCCGATGGCAACCGTTCTGCGCCGTCCCTCGCGCGTGAGGCCTGGCAGGCGCTGTGGCCGCTCGAGTTGCAGCGCAAGCACGCCCTCTATCGCTTTGGCCTGGAGAAGCTGATGCGTTATCCCGAAGACCAACTCCGGCAGTTTTTTGCCACGTTCTTCGCCCTGCCCAGTGAGCAGTGGTATGGGTTCTTGACCAATACCCTCACCCTTCCCGCGTTGATCGCGGCGATGCTGCGGCTGTTTGCCGTCGCCCCCTGGACTGTCCGTTGGGGCTTGATGCAGCAGCAGGGGCGTGAGTTGCCCTTGGTGCTGCGTCTGCTTAAGCCGTAG
- the gyrA gene encoding DNA gyrase subunit A, with amino-acid sequence MADPTEPREMPAGDGEGPGGSDGRIIQADLRNEMSRSYLEYAMSVIVGRALPDARDGLKPVHRRILYAMYELGLTSDRPYRKCARVVGEVLGKYHPHGDTAVYDALVRMAQDFSMRMPLIDGHGNFGSVDNDPPAAMRYTESRLRALTTDSLLEDIESETVDFIDNFDGSQQEPTVMPARIPQLLLNGSTGIAVGMATNIPPHNLTELIDGLLALIANPELTDRELTGYVSGPDFPTGGQILGRRGIREMYETGRGSVTMRGVAAIETVEAKGRPDRDAVIITELPYQTNKAALIERIAELVNDKKLEGIADIRDESDRDGMRIVIELRRDAYPQVVLNNLFKLTPLQSNFSAYMLALVNGEPVLLTLRKMLQVFLDFRVETIERRTRYLLRKAEERDHILLGLLIALDNLDAIIALIRGAADTASARLELVEQFGLSEVQADAILQMQLRRLTALEADKIRLEHEDLLAKITDYKDILARKERVYGLITDELGVIRSRYDSPRRTEILDVEGGLEDIDLIANERSVVLLTENGYLKRMPVSEFEATSRGTRGKAGTKTQGEEAVRLFISCNDHDSLLLFSDRGVVYTVPAYRVPMCSRAAKGTPIVQLLPIPREEQITSLLAVSEFTEDAVLVMLTSGGYVKRTRLSAFANIRSNGLIAISLEEGDALTWVRLAQPGDSVLIGSRNGMTIHFRLSDEELRPLGRTARGVRAMNLRPGDQLVSMDVLPVELADRVEGSSAASDEDDAEDVAPSEGPWVLVASASGLGKRVPVDQFRLQKRAGMGLRAMKFRRDGDVLVGLRVLGAGEELLLVSERGVIVRMQADAVPQQSRAATGVKLQRLDSGDRLSEVVLVPPALEEDEESGEDASSEAVSADV; translated from the coding sequence ATGGCGGATCCAACCGAACCCCGTGAGATGCCCGCGGGGGACGGAGAAGGACCAGGCGGATCCGACGGCCGAATTATTCAGGCTGACCTTCGCAACGAGATGTCGCGCTCCTATCTGGAGTACGCGATGAGCGTCATCGTGGGACGGGCCCTGCCCGATGCCCGCGACGGTCTCAAACCTGTGCATCGCCGCATCCTGTATGCGATGTACGAGCTGGGCCTGACGAGCGATCGGCCCTACAGAAAGTGCGCCCGTGTTGTGGGGGAGGTGCTGGGTAAGTACCACCCCCACGGCGATACGGCTGTGTATGACGCGCTGGTGCGCATGGCGCAGGACTTCTCCATGCGCATGCCGCTGATCGACGGTCACGGCAACTTCGGTTCGGTGGATAACGATCCCCCGGCCGCCATGCGATACACCGAATCGCGGCTTAGGGCTCTCACCACCGACAGCCTTCTCGAGGACATCGAGAGCGAAACCGTCGATTTCATCGACAACTTTGACGGTTCGCAGCAAGAGCCAACGGTGATGCCTGCGCGCATCCCCCAGCTCTTGCTGAACGGATCGACAGGAATTGCGGTGGGCATGGCCACCAACATTCCTCCCCACAACCTCACCGAGCTGATTGATGGCCTGCTGGCCCTCATCGCCAACCCTGAACTCACCGATCGCGAGTTAACGGGTTACGTCTCGGGACCCGACTTCCCCACGGGTGGCCAAATCCTTGGCCGCCGCGGCATCCGTGAGATGTACGAAACGGGCCGCGGCTCCGTCACGATGCGTGGCGTCGCTGCGATTGAGACGGTTGAGGCCAAGGGGCGCCCCGATCGCGATGCGGTGATCATCACCGAGCTGCCTTACCAAACCAACAAAGCGGCGCTGATTGAGCGCATTGCTGAGTTGGTCAATGACAAAAAGCTCGAAGGCATCGCGGATATCCGCGATGAATCCGACCGCGACGGGATGCGGATCGTCATTGAGCTGCGTCGGGATGCCTACCCCCAGGTGGTGCTGAACAACCTGTTCAAGCTCACGCCGCTGCAGAGCAACTTCAGTGCCTACATGTTGGCGCTGGTCAATGGCGAGCCCGTGCTGCTCACCCTGCGAAAGATGTTGCAGGTCTTCCTCGACTTCCGGGTCGAGACGATTGAGCGCCGGACGCGATACCTGCTGCGCAAGGCCGAAGAGCGCGACCACATTCTGCTGGGCCTGCTGATTGCGCTCGACAATCTCGACGCCATCATTGCCCTGATTCGCGGTGCTGCAGATACCGCCAGCGCCCGATTGGAGCTGGTTGAGCAATTTGGACTGAGTGAAGTTCAGGCGGACGCGATCCTGCAGATGCAGCTTCGCCGCCTCACCGCCCTTGAGGCCGACAAGATTCGCCTCGAGCACGAGGATCTGCTCGCCAAGATCACGGACTACAAGGACATCCTGGCCCGCAAGGAGCGGGTCTATGGCCTGATCACCGACGAGCTGGGCGTCATCCGCTCCCGCTACGACTCCCCACGCCGCACCGAGATTCTCGATGTCGAAGGCGGTCTCGAAGACATCGATTTGATCGCCAACGAGCGCTCCGTCGTGCTGCTGACCGAGAACGGCTACCTCAAGCGGATGCCGGTCAGTGAGTTCGAGGCCACCAGCCGCGGCACCCGCGGTAAGGCCGGCACCAAAACCCAAGGGGAAGAGGCGGTCCGTCTGTTCATCAGCTGCAACGACCACGACTCGCTGCTGCTGTTCTCCGACCGTGGCGTCGTCTACACCGTGCCCGCCTACCGGGTGCCGATGTGCAGTCGTGCGGCCAAGGGCACGCCCATCGTCCAGCTGTTGCCGATCCCGCGGGAGGAGCAGATCACCTCACTGCTGGCGGTGAGTGAGTTCACTGAGGACGCCGTTCTTGTGATGCTCACCAGCGGTGGCTACGTCAAGCGCACCCGTCTCTCGGCCTTCGCCAACATCCGCTCCAATGGCTTGATTGCCATCTCCTTGGAAGAGGGCGACGCCCTGACCTGGGTCCGCCTTGCCCAGCCGGGCGACAGCGTCCTGATCGGCTCGCGCAATGGCATGACCATCCACTTCCGCCTCAGCGATGAGGAGCTGAGGCCTTTGGGCCGTACCGCCCGGGGCGTGCGGGCGATGAACCTGCGGCCTGGGGACCAGCTGGTGAGCATGGACGTGCTCCCGGTGGAACTTGCCGACCGTGTCGAGGGCAGCAGTGCTGCGAGCGACGAGGACGATGCAGAGGATGTGGCGCCCAGCGAGGGGCCATGGGTTTTGGTGGCCTCGGCCAGCGGCCTGGGTAAGCGGGTCCCTGTGGATCAGTTCCGCCTCCAGAAGCGCGCCGGCATGGGCCTGCGGGCGATGAAGTTCCGCCGGGACGGCGATGTGCTCGTGGGCCTGCGGGTGCTTGGTGCTGGTGAGGAGTTGCTGCTGGTCAGCGAGCGCGGTGTGATCGTGCGGATGCAAGCCGACGCGGTGCCCCAGCAGTCCCGTGCCGCCACGGGCGTGAAGCTGCAACGCCTCGATAGTGGGGATCGCCTCTCCGAAGTGGTGCTGGTTCCGCCAGCCCTGGAGGAGGACGAGGAGTCGGGCGAGGACGCCAGCAGCGAGGCCGTTAGCGCGGATGTCTGA
- a CDS encoding homocysteine biosynthesis protein codes for MSASPGSTPTRSETELLQLQRDGELQVRSATQFRELAQARGLEQAYLETHVVVASDAELMQQATLVLHLGPSDPPIRIRQFRFGPAEGHGGHGNTDLVIPMGTGGAALLSALLAGQRLPLSIGGTPSQQQPKVELETELGLEDIPCGRLLLHRGISENGVVAVSSREGLTPTPWGPVLGPWTSALYSCRGPGSIGLSMPGLTALGAGSPVLVGGAIGWVSGPGSGHNPKTKRSRDGFALGPGACCALEVDLHGLRPSAIRATRLADGSSGLLVAIAAPIPLLSLSTAEQLTATAEELSAPVLDYGIPRRVRPSPASARYSELHSGSIRLGDRQLTAAPAHSPRLAAEAEAQLAEMLQSDAFPLRLPLAPLPSDRTVRALN; via the coding sequence GTGTCTGCCTCCCCTGGGTCAACCCCCACTCGGAGCGAGACAGAACTGCTGCAACTGCAACGGGACGGGGAACTCCAGGTCCGCAGCGCTACGCAATTTCGTGAGCTGGCCCAGGCGCGAGGACTGGAGCAGGCCTACCTGGAGACCCACGTCGTCGTTGCCAGCGACGCCGAGCTGATGCAGCAGGCCACGCTGGTCCTGCACCTAGGGCCAAGCGATCCACCGATCCGGATTCGTCAGTTCCGTTTTGGCCCTGCTGAAGGCCACGGCGGTCACGGCAATACCGATCTCGTGATCCCGATGGGGACCGGGGGCGCGGCCCTGCTCAGCGCACTGCTTGCGGGGCAACGTCTGCCCCTCTCCATTGGCGGGACGCCGAGTCAGCAGCAGCCGAAGGTTGAGCTGGAGACCGAACTCGGCCTGGAGGACATCCCGTGTGGCCGCCTGCTGCTGCACCGCGGCATCAGCGAAAACGGCGTAGTGGCGGTCAGCAGTCGAGAAGGCCTCACCCCAACCCCCTGGGGGCCCGTGCTCGGCCCATGGACCAGCGCGCTCTACAGCTGCCGCGGTCCAGGAAGCATCGGTCTGAGCATGCCTGGCTTGACGGCCCTTGGAGCGGGATCCCCCGTCCTGGTAGGGGGAGCCATCGGCTGGGTCAGCGGCCCTGGAAGCGGCCACAACCCCAAAACGAAACGAAGCAGGGACGGGTTTGCGCTCGGGCCCGGGGCCTGCTGTGCCCTGGAGGTGGACCTGCATGGACTCAGGCCATCGGCCATCCGGGCGACCCGACTTGCCGACGGCAGCAGCGGCCTGCTCGTGGCCATCGCCGCCCCCATCCCGCTGTTGAGCCTCAGCACTGCGGAGCAACTGACAGCAACAGCCGAAGAACTGTCAGCGCCGGTCTTGGACTACGGCATCCCCAGGCGGGTGCGTCCCTCCCCCGCAAGCGCCCGCTACAGCGAGCTGCACAGCGGATCCATTCGGCTCGGTGATCGGCAACTCACGGCCGCACCAGCCCACAGCCCCCGGCTCGCGGCGGAAGCCGAAGCGCAACTGGCGGAGATGCTGCAAAGCGATGCCTTCCCCCTGCGCCTGCCCCTCGCACCACTGCCCAGCGACCGGACTGTGCGGGCGCTGAACTAA
- a CDS encoding CAAD domain-containing protein — MADAPAPQPDAEQQPEVEALEVQATETVATTETVESELIETAAETAAEATVEVAPEPEPTPAPEPEPVPAAEPVNAWTPQVASTTDVPASPAAVATANEGEGGEWELLVEKVKQWIASGQLQQQWQTARTPITLVAGLIGLLLVLRIYGALLGVVESVPLLPGLLELVGVISVVRFSLTRLVKSDDRHQVIDGLKQRWSSFRGQR; from the coding sequence ATGGCTGATGCTCCTGCCCCCCAGCCGGACGCCGAGCAGCAGCCCGAAGTCGAGGCTCTCGAGGTCCAAGCCACTGAAACCGTCGCAACGACTGAAACCGTCGAAAGCGAGCTAATCGAGACGGCAGCAGAGACCGCCGCGGAAGCCACAGTCGAGGTCGCACCGGAGCCCGAACCGACTCCAGCGCCGGAGCCGGAGCCCGTTCCTGCTGCTGAACCGGTGAATGCCTGGACCCCCCAGGTCGCCAGTACCACCGATGTGCCGGCCAGCCCAGCGGCGGTGGCCACCGCGAACGAAGGCGAGGGCGGCGAATGGGAGTTGCTGGTTGAGAAGGTCAAGCAGTGGATTGCCAGCGGCCAACTGCAGCAGCAGTGGCAAACCGCTCGCACCCCCATCACCCTGGTTGCCGGCCTGATCGGCCTTCTGCTCGTTCTGCGGATCTATGGCGCCCTGCTGGGCGTGGTGGAAAGCGTGCCCCTGCTGCCTGGGTTGCTGGAGCTGGTGGGTGTGATCAGCGTCGTGAGATTCAGCCTGACGCGCCTGGTCAAGAGCGACGATCGCCATCAGGTGATCGACGGCCTGAAGCAGCGCTGGAGCAGCTTCCGGGGTCAGCGGTAG
- a CDS encoding GuaB3 family IMP dehydrogenase-related protein, producing the protein MDIQLGRSRTVRRAYGIDEIALVPGGRTVDPAVTDSSWTLGGITREIPIIASAMDGVVDVGMCVELAKQGALGVLNLEGVQCRYDDPNPALDRIASVGKEEFVPLMQELYSQPVREDLIRKRIAEIKERGGIAAVSGTPVAALKFGKAIAEAGADLFFVQATVVSTEHIGPEGQESLDLEALCRDFGVPVIIGNCVTYDVALKLMRAGAAGVMVGIGPGAACTSRGVLGIGIPQATSVADCAAARDDYMKESGRYVPIVADGGIVTGGDICKCIACGADAVMIGSPIARSAEAPGRGFHWGMATPSPVLPRGTRIKVGTTGSLEKILRGPASLDDGTQNLLGCIKTSMGTLGARTLKEMQQVEVVVAPSLLTEGKVYQKAQQLGMGK; encoded by the coding sequence GTGGACATTCAGCTCGGCCGTTCCCGTACTGTGCGCCGCGCCTACGGCATCGATGAAATCGCCTTGGTGCCAGGCGGTCGCACGGTCGATCCGGCCGTCACCGACAGCAGCTGGACCCTGGGGGGCATCACCCGTGAGATTCCGATCATCGCCAGCGCCATGGATGGCGTGGTTGATGTGGGGATGTGCGTCGAGCTGGCCAAGCAGGGCGCCCTGGGCGTTCTGAACCTTGAAGGGGTTCAGTGCCGCTACGACGACCCCAACCCTGCGCTCGATCGGATCGCCTCGGTGGGCAAGGAAGAGTTCGTGCCCCTGATGCAGGAGCTCTACAGCCAGCCCGTGCGGGAAGACCTGATCCGCAAGCGGATCGCTGAAATCAAAGAGCGCGGCGGGATTGCCGCCGTCAGCGGCACGCCCGTGGCCGCCCTGAAGTTCGGCAAGGCCATCGCCGAGGCCGGTGCTGATCTGTTCTTTGTGCAGGCCACGGTGGTCAGCACGGAACACATCGGACCGGAGGGCCAAGAGAGCCTGGACCTCGAGGCCCTGTGCCGCGATTTCGGCGTTCCCGTGATCATCGGCAACTGCGTCACCTATGACGTGGCCCTCAAACTGATGCGCGCCGGCGCCGCTGGCGTGATGGTGGGCATCGGCCCTGGAGCCGCTTGCACCTCCCGCGGCGTCCTCGGCATCGGCATTCCCCAAGCCACCTCGGTCGCCGACTGCGCTGCAGCCCGCGACGACTACATGAAGGAGAGCGGCCGTTACGTGCCGATCGTTGCCGATGGCGGCATCGTCACCGGCGGTGACATTTGCAAGTGCATCGCCTGCGGCGCCGATGCCGTGATGATCGGTTCACCGATCGCCCGCTCCGCCGAAGCCCCCGGTCGTGGCTTCCACTGGGGGATGGCCACACCCAGTCCCGTTCTTCCCCGCGGCACCCGCATCAAGGTGGGAACAACCGGCAGCCTCGAGAAAATCCTGCGCGGCCCGGCCTCCCTCGACGACGGCACCCAAAACCTGCTGGGCTGCATCAAGACCTCGATGGGCACCCTGGGGGCACGCACCCTCAAGGAGATGCAGCAGGTGGAGGTGGTTGTCGCCCCCTCCCTGCTGACCGAAGGCAAGGTTTATCAGAAGGCCCAGCAATTGGGCATGGGTAAGTAA